The Orcinus orca chromosome 1, mOrcOrc1.1, whole genome shotgun sequence DNA window CTCCACTGCCCTCGCGGGGACAATCTCCGGGGCCCAGGGACTGAGACGCTCTCCCTCGGCTCCCGGGCAGGCGCACCCGCAGCAGCTCCAGCCGGAGCCCCTAGGCGGCGCGGCTCACCTTTCCTTGAGGCCGGTCCTCACACCCGTGGGGCTCACCCGGGACCACGGGCGCCGCTGCGGGCGGAGGCCACCCTGCGCTACCTTGGAAGGAGGGCAAGGGCGTTGGAAGGTTGGAGACGGCCCACTGCCCGGCGGAATCCCGCATCACAGTTCTGCCCGCCCGGAGCGTGGGAACAGCGGACGGAGGATGCAGAAGTGCGGAGAGACGGCTTAACATCCGGGTCCTCACTCTCGTCCTCGCCATCCTCCCACCCTGTGCCCCTCTTCACGGTCTTCCAAGGCGGCCAGGTCCTCAGGGGACTCCTGTCCTCCCCCCTGGCACCCACACACTGGGCACCGGGGGGGGCGTGGCTGGGGCCTCAGCCGACCATGCAGACACCCACCCCCCTCCGCTGTCTCCCGGCGCCACCGTGGGGCTGGTGGCTGATGTCGAGCTAAGGAGAACCAGCAAGTAGCACTAGTGCCTGCGTCTGTTCCCTGGAAGTTGTCTGTACAAGGGTTCTTATAACTGGGAAGGGCGGTCACCTGCGGTTGGTCTGCCAGCCTGCaagaaacggaggca harbors:
- the LOC101273690 gene encoding uncharacterized protein LOC101273690; translated protein: MKVFEVHFPWQAYSLDESFFWAHSAGNHLTVILNHPADLRRVQVLPGTIVDGKHALEKGQVELGYEPEGTPQRCTSLALLGHLLEGQLDQEVVPRSVGHEFRATRGGDGSWDFIQQGKKQRKEERKENVGCWCPGARLLESRFLDAVPQGVGWSRGKTLAGRPASAQGLGLHCPRGDNLRGPGTETLSLGSRAGAPAAAPAGAPRRRGSPFLEAGPHTRGAHPGPRAPLRAEATLRYLGRRARALEGWRRPTARRNPASQFCPPGAWEQRTEDAEVRRDGLTSGSSLSSSPSSHPVPLFTVFQGGQVLRGLLSSPLAPTHWAPGGAWLGPQPTMQTPTPLRCLPAPPWGWWLMSS